The proteins below are encoded in one region of Streptomyces roseirectus:
- the pyrE gene encoding orotate phosphoribosyltransferase produces the protein MTDVRAELLQQIKDKAVVHGRVTLSSGLEADYYVDLRRVTLDGEAAPLVGQVLLDLTAELEFDAVGGLTMGADPVATSMLHAAAARGQKLDAFVVRKAAKAHGMQRQVEGPEIRGRRVLVVEDTSTTGGSPLTAVEAVRAAGAEVVAVATIVDRATGAAEKIQEGAGVPYLFAFSKDELGLD, from the coding sequence ATGACGGACGTACGCGCTGAGCTGCTGCAACAGATCAAGGACAAGGCCGTGGTGCACGGCAGGGTCACCCTCTCCTCGGGCCTGGAGGCGGACTACTACGTCGACCTGCGCCGCGTCACCCTGGACGGCGAGGCCGCCCCGCTGGTCGGCCAGGTGCTGCTGGACCTGACGGCGGAGCTGGAGTTCGACGCGGTGGGCGGGCTGACCATGGGCGCCGACCCGGTCGCGACGTCGATGCTGCACGCCGCCGCCGCGCGCGGACAGAAGCTCGACGCGTTCGTCGTCCGCAAGGCCGCGAAGGCGCACGGTATGCAGCGGCAGGTCGAGGGCCCGGAGATCCGCGGGCGGCGCGTGCTGGTCGTCGAGGACACCTCGACGACCGGCGGCTCCCCGCTGACGGCGGTGGAGGCGGTGCGCGCGGCGGGCGCCGAGGTCGTGGCCGTCGCGACGATCGTCGACCGGGCGACCGGCGCCGCCGAGAAGATCCAGGAGGGCGCGGGCGTGCCGTACCTGTTCGCCTTCTCCAAGGACGAGCTGGGCCTGGACTGA
- a CDS encoding aldose 1-epimerase codes for MSNEEITLTAGSAQATVHPANGARVASLKVDGVELLRQGEKFGCFPMVPWCGRIRDGKFRDGGTTHQMPLNAPPHAIHGTARGGAWNVARVSADEAVLTYDLVAPWPYPGRITQVFALAEDALTLTMAVETYGDSFPAQIGWHPWFNRNLGGTDVQLAFDPAWQEERGDDHLPTGNRIDRKPGPWDDCFGMPDGVDVTLTWPERLELKVTSREKWVVVYDEQEPAVCVEPQTGPPNGLSTHPRLVTPVDPLEASTTWTWRRL; via the coding sequence GTGAGCAACGAAGAGATCACACTGACCGCCGGCTCCGCACAGGCGACCGTGCACCCCGCCAACGGCGCCCGCGTGGCCTCCCTCAAGGTCGACGGCGTCGAACTCCTGCGCCAGGGCGAGAAGTTCGGCTGCTTCCCGATGGTCCCGTGGTGCGGCCGGATCAGGGACGGGAAGTTCCGCGACGGCGGTACGACGCACCAGATGCCGCTCAACGCCCCGCCGCACGCCATTCACGGCACCGCCCGGGGCGGCGCCTGGAACGTCGCCCGCGTCTCGGCGGACGAGGCGGTCCTGACGTACGACCTCGTGGCTCCCTGGCCCTACCCCGGACGTATCACCCAGGTCTTCGCCCTGGCCGAGGACGCCCTGACCCTCACGATGGCGGTGGAGACGTACGGGGACTCCTTCCCGGCGCAGATCGGCTGGCACCCGTGGTTCAACAGGAACCTGGGAGGTACGGACGTACAGCTCGCGTTCGACCCCGCCTGGCAGGAGGAGCGCGGCGACGACCACCTCCCCACCGGCAACCGGATCGACCGCAAGCCCGGCCCCTGGGACGACTGCTTCGGCATGCCGGACGGCGTGGACGTGACGCTGACCTGGCCCGAGCGGCTTGAGCTGAAGGTCACCAGCCGCGAGAAGTGGGTCGTCGTGTACGACGAGCAGGAGCCCGCCGTGTGCGTGGAGCCCCAGACCGGCCCGCCCAACGGCCTGAGCACCCACCCCCGGCTGGTCACCCCGGTGGACCCGCTGGAGGCGTCGACGACATGGACCTGGCGGCGCCTGTAG
- a CDS encoding SRPBCC family protein, with amino-acid sequence MEQEVFVPVPAERLRAALADPAQVARAVPGLQQDAGTPPIAGRLKVRVGSHTITYRGTAQVAPAPGGTYTVRADAAEARGTGKVHLALTLALTETPTGTNLRFTGTARADGRVTELPQETVAAAVARLLNRFGGNLGITGTGSQERHPGDPEQHPGASEQPPGQEPRPEPKQTPAPEPAPERASEHPLPPTIFETDIPPSSLEPLDALDPLDPATPSEPPAEAAHARRTMIGRSAEEVDHAPPRGRYAPVPAPQALTPANTLRWAAPAAALAVVSAVVVGRALRRRR; translated from the coding sequence ATGGAGCAAGAGGTGTTCGTTCCGGTTCCGGCGGAGCGGCTGCGAGCGGCCCTCGCCGACCCCGCGCAGGTGGCCCGCGCGGTCCCCGGCCTCCAGCAGGACGCGGGGACGCCCCCCATCGCCGGCCGGCTGAAAGTCCGGGTCGGCAGCCACACGATCACCTACCGGGGCACGGCCCAGGTCGCGCCAGCCCCGGGCGGCACGTACACGGTCCGCGCCGACGCGGCAGAGGCGAGGGGCACCGGCAAGGTCCACCTCGCGCTCACCCTCGCTCTCACCGAGACCCCTACGGGTACCAACCTGAGGTTCACCGGCACCGCGCGGGCCGACGGCAGGGTCACGGAACTCCCGCAGGAGACGGTCGCGGCGGCGGTCGCCCGCCTCCTGAACCGCTTCGGGGGGAACCTGGGTATTACGGGTACGGGGTCGCAGGAGCGGCACCCGGGCGATCCGGAGCAGCACCCCGGCGCATCGGAACAGCCCCCGGGCCAGGAACCCCGGCCGGAGCCGAAACAGACCCCGGCCCCGGAACCCGCCCCCGAGCGGGCGTCGGAACACCCCCTCCCGCCCACGATTTTCGAGACCGACATCCCCCCGTCGTCCCTGGAACCTCTGGACGCCCTGGACCCGCTGGACCCCGCGACCCCCTCGGAACCCCCGGCGGAGGCCGCCCATGCCCGCCGGACGATGATCGGCAGAAGCGCGGAAGAGGTCGACCACGCCCCGCCGCGAGGCCGCTACGCCCCGGTCCCCGCACCGCAGGCGCTCACCCCGGCGAACACCCTGCGCTGGGCCGCCCCGGCGGCGGCGCTCGCGGTGGTGTCGGCGGTGGTGGTCGGCCGAGCCTTGCGCAGGCGCCGCTGA
- a CDS encoding polyamine aminopropyltransferase, whose product MIEPHVPAPPGAPPLWGGRAPLPVRPATGRFLVLACVFVCAACGLVYELELVALASYLMGDSVTQASVVLSVMVFAMGIGSLAAKRLRNLAAAGFCAVEATLALIGGCSAMALYAVFAWTGDWGGMWANGPRVLLVAFSLAIGLLIGAEVPLLMELIQRIRRQDAGGAVADLFAADYVGALVGGLAFPFLLLPFLGQLTSSLLTGAVNVVAGSALILGLFRRDLTRRARWLLLVANVTVLGVLAAAAVLVDDFERAARQAVYGDDVRVALQTDVQELVLTGGTPGHPLGLYLDGRLRVGGRDERRYHEALVHPAMYGSHARVLVLGGGDGLAAREVLTHPGVRRVDIVDLDAGLVRLARTDPALSRLGGHALGDPRVHVTIGDAFHVLRTTRPRTYDVVVADLPDPGITASTKLYSEEFYGLARRSLAPGGRLVVHAGPLTSRSRVYWTVDATMRAAGLRTTPYRVTGRDAGFAAGPDRTTARSRAPKDWGFLLASAGPRSPVLALDPRAPRPRTLGPEELAADASAAEATRVKGVPVSTLVHPRY is encoded by the coding sequence GTGATCGAACCGCACGTACCCGCGCCCCCCGGTGCCCCGCCTCTGTGGGGAGGCCGGGCCCCGCTGCCCGTCCGGCCCGCGACGGGGCGGTTCCTGGTGCTGGCCTGCGTGTTCGTGTGCGCCGCGTGCGGGCTGGTCTACGAACTCGAACTCGTCGCGCTGGCCTCGTACTTGATGGGCGACTCGGTCACGCAGGCGTCCGTCGTGCTGTCCGTCATGGTGTTCGCCATGGGCATCGGCTCGCTCGCCGCCAAACGCCTGCGCAACCTCGCCGCCGCCGGCTTCTGCGCGGTCGAGGCGACGCTCGCGCTGATCGGCGGGTGCAGCGCGATGGCCCTGTACGCCGTGTTCGCCTGGACCGGCGACTGGGGCGGCATGTGGGCGAACGGCCCGCGCGTGCTGCTCGTCGCCTTCTCCCTCGCCATCGGCCTGCTGATCGGCGCCGAGGTCCCCCTCCTGATGGAGCTGATCCAGCGCATCCGCCGCCAGGACGCGGGCGGCGCGGTCGCCGACCTCTTCGCCGCGGACTACGTCGGCGCGCTGGTCGGCGGCCTCGCCTTCCCCTTCCTCCTCCTGCCGTTCCTGGGCCAGCTGACGAGTTCGCTGCTCACCGGCGCCGTCAACGTCGTCGCGGGCAGCGCGCTGATCCTCGGGCTGTTCCGGCGCGACCTGACCCGCCGGGCGCGCTGGCTGCTGCTGGTGGCCAACGTGACCGTGCTCGGCGTCCTCGCCGCCGCGGCCGTCCTGGTCGACGACTTCGAGCGGGCCGCCCGGCAGGCGGTCTACGGGGACGACGTCCGCGTGGCTCTCCAGACCGACGTGCAGGAACTGGTCCTTACCGGGGGTACTCCGGGGCATCCCCTAGGGCTCTATCTGGACGGCCGGCTGCGCGTCGGGGGGCGGGACGAGCGCAGGTATCACGAGGCGCTGGTCCATCCCGCGATGTACGGGTCGCACGCGCGCGTCCTGGTCCTCGGGGGCGGTGACGGGCTCGCCGCGCGCGAAGTCCTCACCCACCCCGGCGTACGGCGCGTCGACATCGTCGACCTCGACGCGGGCCTCGTCCGCCTCGCGCGCACCGACCCCGCGCTCTCCCGCCTCGGCGGCCACGCCCTCGGCGACCCCCGCGTCCACGTCACCATCGGGGACGCGTTCCACGTCCTGCGCACGACGCGCCCGCGCACGTACGACGTCGTCGTCGCCGACCTGCCCGACCCGGGGATCACCGCCAGCACGAAGCTGTACTCGGAGGAGTTCTACGGCCTCGCCCGGCGCTCCCTCGCGCCCGGCGGCCGCCTCGTCGTCCACGCGGGACCGCTGACCAGTCGGTCGCGGGTCTACTGGACGGTCGACGCGACCATGCGCGCGGCGGGCCTGCGGACGACGCCCTACCGGGTGACCGGCCGCGACGCCGGGTTCGCCGCCGGCCCCGACCGGACGACCGCGCGCTCGCGGGCGCCGAAGGACTGGGGGTTCCTGCTGGCCTCGGCGGGGCCCCGGTCCCCCGTCCTCGCGCTCGACCCCCGGGCGCCGCGACCGCGGACGCTCGGCCCGGAGGAACTGGCGGCGGACGCGTCGGCGGCGGAGGCGACGCGGGTGAAGGGGGTGCCGGTATCGACGCTGGTCCATCCGAGGTACTAG
- a CDS encoding DUF2617 family protein, with amino-acid sequence MLTTLTTSYTDTRAADLAWALGREPLPALATLDLELSGARLQLRLLGASHQVLLEEEQSSCSETVACIPGSSTPLPLGVAKRVGDWEYEFAARVEVLSPGQFAGRAQELLALVSDHPHGLAGVFPGSPHAFTALLAQRVDGHVHWRTWHAYPQDGQLVATRTRVGVRVPVG; translated from the coding sequence ATGCTCACGACCCTGACCACCTCCTACACCGACACGCGCGCGGCCGACCTCGCCTGGGCCCTGGGGCGCGAGCCACTGCCGGCGCTGGCCACGCTCGACCTCGAACTGTCCGGTGCCCGACTCCAGTTGAGGCTCCTCGGCGCCTCGCACCAGGTGCTGCTGGAGGAGGAGCAGAGCTCCTGCTCGGAGACGGTCGCCTGCATCCCCGGCAGCAGCACCCCGCTCCCGCTCGGCGTGGCCAAACGCGTCGGCGACTGGGAGTACGAGTTCGCCGCCCGCGTCGAGGTGCTGTCCCCCGGCCAGTTCGCGGGCCGCGCCCAGGAACTCCTCGCGCTCGTCTCCGACCACCCGCACGGCCTCGCGGGCGTCTTCCCGGGCAGCCCGCACGCCTTCACCGCGCTGCTCGCCCAGCGGGTGGACGGGCACGTGCACTGGCGGACCTGGCACGCGTACCCGCAGGACGGGCAGCTGGTGGCCACCCGGACGCGGGTCGGGGTACGAGTACCTGTGGGGTAG